A region of the Rhizobium binae genome:
GCGGTGTTTTTGGCATAGGGCGCACTCCCGTCCTGCGCCCAGGACCAGAGCACCTTGGCATTGGCACTGGCGTCAACGGTAATCCCGGTGATCTTCAGCGTCAGCGAGGTCGAGTTGTAGGGCACGAAGATCGCGGTTGCGACCGACCGCATCTCCGTGAGTGTGCTCTTCGTGATCGATTGTTGCTGGGTGACAAGATCGGCGATCGAACTGGCGGCACGGGTCGCGCGCTTGGAGACGCTGAGGCCGATCGTGATCTCGAAAGCGCCGATATAGAGCATGACCAGCACGGGGAAGAGGATCGCAAACTCGATCGCGCCGGCTCCCTTGCGCTCCCGGATCAGCCGCCGCGCCGTCAGTGCCAGTCTGGTGAACGGGTTGCGCAATGCCATTATG
Encoded here:
- a CDS encoding TadE/TadG family type IV pilus assembly protein, which gives rise to MALRNPFTRLALTARRLIRERKGAGAIEFAILFPVLVMLYIGAFEITIGLSVSKRATRAASSIADLVTQQQSITKSTLTEMRSVATAIFVPYNSTSLTLKITGITVDASANAKVLWSWAQDGSAPYAKNTAVSGIPADMKTANSFLVRTELSIPYTMFLFAPNFMPDGMRTITISRSYFYRQRQGESIPCGDC